From a single Nostoc sp. MS1 genomic region:
- a CDS encoding IS630 family transposase, which yields MPAKNHLSQEQKERLLKTLKEHENPYVREKILIILLINDGKTYQEISNFLEIAYPTVAYWAVHGDPDNLESFLDGRREGNCRKVTKEYENLLLEIIEKDPVENGYEFGRWTAARLATYLEETTGIKLSGSQVRRILERKKYVYLWAKYSLEDKQNPEKRKAFQEKLSEYLRITKKTPERLQVWFWDESGFSLRVIRRKSWGKKGTRKKVTGQRRRGRVNIMGGLRYHDKKRINFVIKKGNADVFYEQIKSLNNFLLQEWVEQGKSVEEFKDGSAKIVIILDNASFHKRKDILSKIESEMPNIILEFLPPYSPDYNLIELLWHSAKEYIAHRLFESVSQLEELLNKLLNQGGLIIKWERKIKNKGNAVY from the coding sequence ATGCCAGCAAAAAACCATCTTTCTCAAGAGCAGAAGGAAAGGCTACTGAAAACACTAAAAGAGCATGAAAATCCTTATGTAAGAGAGAAGATTCTGATTATTCTGTTGATAAATGATGGAAAAACATATCAAGAAATTAGCAATTTTTTAGAGATTGCATATCCGACAGTCGCATATTGGGCAGTTCACGGCGACCCGGATAATTTAGAAAGCTTTTTAGATGGAAGAAGAGAAGGTAACTGCCGCAAAGTTACCAAAGAATATGAAAATTTGTTATTAGAAATAATTGAGAAAGACCCAGTAGAAAATGGATATGAATTTGGTCGATGGACGGCGGCAAGATTAGCAACATATCTTGAAGAAACAACAGGAATTAAGTTAAGCGGCTCTCAAGTTAGGAGAATATTAGAGCGAAAAAAGTACGTTTACCTCTGGGCAAAATATAGCCTAGAGGACAAACAGAATCCTGAAAAGCGTAAGGCATTTCAAGAAAAGCTATCAGAATATTTAAGAATAACCAAAAAAACTCCAGAGCGTTTACAAGTATGGTTTTGGGACGAAAGTGGATTTAGTTTAAGAGTGATAAGAAGAAAAAGTTGGGGTAAGAAAGGTACAAGGAAAAAAGTTACAGGGCAAAGGAGAAGAGGAAGAGTAAATATTATGGGAGGGTTACGTTATCATGACAAGAAAAGAATAAATTTTGTCATAAAAAAAGGAAATGCAGATGTATTCTATGAACAGATTAAATCTCTAAATAATTTTCTGTTACAAGAATGGGTAGAACAAGGGAAATCAGTTGAAGAATTTAAAGATGGTTCAGCGAAAATAGTTATCATACTAGATAATGCTAGTTTCCATAAAAGGAAAGATATTTTATCTAAAATTGAGTCAGAAATGCCAAATATTATTCTAGAATTTCTTCCACCTTATAGTCCAGATTATAATTTAATTGAATTGCTTTGGCATTCAGCTAAAGAATATATAGCTCATAGATTGTTTGAGTCTGTATCACAGCTAGAAGAATTGTTAAATAAATTGCTCAATCAAGGTGGACTTATTATTAAATGGGAACGCAAGATTAAAAATAAAGGTAATGCTGTTTATTAA
- a CDS encoding 5'-nucleotidase, lipoprotein e(P4) family — MGLKQDAAEVTNTQLNEQSVLAINWVQQSGEYQALAYQAFNIAKIVFDQAKAKKVRQPAIIVDIDETVLDNSAYQAGLVDTNNSYELSTWNKWVAASGARTVPGAAKFVNYVNDSGGKVFFISDRDKSSNKQRNNNDLEIATINNLKANGFKGANSTTVLLKGEFTKIIDGKENTSKQWRREAVENGQADSKKYTIVALIGDNLNDFDQAAGITNQERRSYVEKHSSYYGILDSIPISKTLEPAYIALPNPMYGNWETGLYKPQAGQKPSQKNQQRKEVLIRWLPDK; from the coding sequence TTGGGACTTAAACAAGATGCCGCAGAAGTTACTAACACACAGTTGAATGAACAGTCTGTATTAGCAATTAATTGGGTACAGCAATCTGGTGAGTATCAAGCCCTTGCTTACCAAGCTTTTAATATAGCTAAAATTGTTTTTGACCAAGCCAAAGCTAAAAAAGTACGTCAACCAGCCATTATTGTTGATATTGATGAAACAGTTCTCGATAATAGTGCTTATCAAGCTGGTTTAGTTGACACTAATAATAGTTATGAACTCTCAACATGGAACAAATGGGTAGCAGCATCTGGGGCTAGGACTGTTCCTGGTGCAGCTAAATTTGTTAATTATGTTAACGATAGTGGTGGGAAAGTCTTTTTTATTTCTGACCGAGATAAAAGCAGTAATAAACAGAGAAATAACAATGATTTAGAAATAGCAACTATCAATAACTTAAAGGCAAATGGTTTTAAAGGTGCTAATAGTACAACAGTGTTACTAAAAGGCGAGTTTACTAAAATTATTGATGGTAAAGAAAATACTTCAAAACAATGGCGGCGTGAAGCAGTAGAAAACGGTCAAGCCGATAGTAAAAAATATACGATAGTAGCCTTAATTGGCGATAATCTTAATGATTTTGACCAAGCAGCCGGCATCACAAATCAGGAACGTCGTAGTTACGTAGAAAAACATTCTAGTTACTATGGCATCCTTGATTCTATTCCTATTAGTAAGACTTTAGAGCCTGCATATATTGCGCTACCTAATCCCATGTATGGTAACTGGGAAACAGGGCTATATAAACCGCAAGCTGGTCAAAAACCATCACAAAAAAATCAGCAACGCAAGGAAGTTTTAATTCGTTGGCTACCCGATAAATAA
- a CDS encoding CheR family methyltransferase translates to MSAESPLPNDPSDSLPVNPDSELNQPSQTNAPFPVVGIAASAGGLEAFTELIRHLPTDTGMAFVLIQHLSPDHESLLSEILGRVTTMPVLQVHDQMRVEPNAVYVIPPNAQMTLVDGILRLAPRQKSKGKYLPADIFLESLATDRGNKAIAVVLSGMDGDGAEGVKAVKIAGGVTFAECDATAQFNSMPNTAVATGNVDFVLPPPAIARELSNLSRNPFLVQSEPLPIIQKLPPEPGDPLSRIFSLLRTTTGVDFTQYKPASLERRIQRRMLLYKLDSLAAYAQYLQTHSDEIQALYEEILIHVTSFFRDPHVFEKLKTQIFPMISQNKGSDVPLRIWVAGCSTGEEVYSLAICLLEFFSDRATVPPIQIFATDISETAISKARTGLYLESQMEGVSPERKSRFFVPQAEGGYQISSTIRELCVFAHHNLCDDPPFSNLDLISCRNLLIYLSDRLQERIMALFHYSLNLTGYLVLGTAESVKAASNLFAPVDEACKIYARKLSLSNRLFSFTATSGRVPSLHNPQPIPENRSISFDLAREVDQLIANRYMPLSVVVNEQMQILQMRGDLDLYLKLTPSTTELNLLSMAREGLVTPLRTALYQAQTENVLVRQEDVQMEQGERSRLNLEVLPFRPAQTNTLYFLVLFNPISPSAPASNTFTSPATVENLEPADLARELVTLRQALSAATQRELSAQAHLQAVIQEQNQLNQNLRIANEEILSSNEELQSTNEELQTAKEEVQATNEELSTTNEELRSRNLQQNRDNSDLNNFIASINIPIVMLTNDLRIRRYTPTAQRLFNFIPTDIGRPFTDLHGNFDVSQLEPMILEVLETLNTKEQEIQTETGYWYTIRIRPYRTTENQIDGVTMVLQDIDALKRYNVSLERARNYAETIIETVQIPLVVLDADLRVNAANRAFYETFQVSEAETIHTLLFELGNGQWDIPELRSMLNGILAGELAVQDFEVNHDFEQIGQKNMLLNACKLHREDNTDMILLAILDVTERTARQQAEAASRAKDEFLSNLSHELRNPLTSLLGWVQLLRNRNCDEVTVDRALEAVEQNGRLLNYLIEDILDASRITSGKLQLNSRPIDLSLLVQAALDSVNLSAVAKNIQLVSSLSEITVLGDAERLQQVLGNMLSNAIKYTPAGGRVDITLSQVDNQAQIQVSDTGIGISADLLPHIFERFYQGDSSTIKTNQGLGLGLAIVRHLIELHGGTVQAESPGEGQGATLTVRLPLYVPPPTSPPIVEPTVETSLDASQNLPSLEGLKILVVDDQVDVLLPLQLMLEDYGAEVLAVTTVRAALSALRESPNRYDVLISDLGLPEEDGYFLIQQVRSLSAADGGQIPAIALTGHASKAEEQRAIEAGFQMHIAKPCDLVQLGAIVADLAKRT, encoded by the coding sequence ATGTCTGCTGAGTCACCCCTCCCCAACGATCCATCCGACTCACTCCCCGTCAACCCAGACTCGGAGCTAAATCAGCCATCCCAAACCAATGCCCCTTTTCCCGTGGTGGGAATTGCCGCTTCTGCTGGCGGGCTAGAGGCATTTACGGAACTGATCCGCCATTTGCCAACGGATACAGGCATGGCGTTTGTGCTAATTCAGCATTTGTCTCCTGATCATGAAAGCCTGCTGTCGGAAATTTTGGGCCGAGTGACTACCATGCCTGTGCTTCAGGTGCATGACCAGATGCGGGTTGAGCCAAACGCGGTCTATGTGATTCCGCCCAATGCCCAAATGACCCTGGTCGATGGCATTCTGCGGCTCGCGCCCCGGCAGAAAAGTAAGGGCAAATATTTGCCCGCAGACATCTTTCTTGAGTCGTTAGCGACCGATCGCGGCAACAAAGCGATCGCCGTTGTGCTGTCGGGGATGGATGGAGACGGTGCTGAGGGGGTGAAAGCCGTCAAGATTGCTGGAGGTGTCACTTTTGCCGAATGTGATGCCACGGCGCAATTTAACAGTATGCCCAATACGGCGGTTGCAACTGGCAATGTGGATTTTGTGTTGCCGCCGCCAGCCATTGCTAGAGAACTGAGCAATCTCAGTCGCAACCCCTTTTTGGTGCAATCAGAGCCATTGCCGATCATCCAGAAGTTACCCCCGGAACCGGGTGATCCCCTGAGCCGAATTTTTTCCCTCCTCCGCACAACAACTGGCGTTGACTTTACCCAATACAAACCGGCATCGCTGGAGCGCCGCATCCAGAGGCGGATGCTGCTATATAAGCTGGACAGTCTGGCAGCATACGCGCAATATTTGCAAACGCACAGCGACGAAATTCAAGCTCTGTATGAAGAAATTCTCATCCATGTGACCAGTTTCTTTCGCGATCCCCACGTCTTTGAGAAATTGAAGACCCAGATTTTCCCTATGATCAGCCAAAATAAAGGCAGCGATGTTCCGCTTCGGATTTGGGTGGCTGGCTGTTCAACTGGGGAAGAAGTCTACTCACTCGCCATCTGCTTGTTAGAGTTTTTCAGCGATCGCGCCACCGTCCCGCCGATTCAGATTTTTGCCACCGACATTAGCGAAACAGCCATTAGCAAAGCCCGAACAGGCTTATACCTAGAAAGCCAGATGGAAGGCGTTTCACCGGAGCGTAAAAGTCGGTTCTTTGTCCCACAGGCAGAGGGTGGCTATCAAATTAGCAGTACCATTCGTGAATTGTGTGTGTTTGCCCATCATAACTTATGCGACGACCCCCCATTCTCGAATCTCGATCTGATTAGCTGTCGCAACCTGCTGATTTATTTATCAGATCGCCTGCAAGAGCGCATCATGGCGCTGTTTCATTACAGTCTCAACTTAACGGGCTATTTGGTGTTGGGTACGGCAGAAAGCGTCAAAGCTGCCTCAAATTTGTTTGCGCCCGTGGATGAAGCCTGCAAAATCTATGCCCGAAAATTAAGCTTATCTAATCGCTTATTTTCATTTACAGCCACTTCTGGGCGCGTCCCCAGTCTCCATAATCCGCAGCCCATTCCAGAAAACCGTTCCATTTCCTTTGATTTAGCCAGAGAAGTTGACCAACTGATCGCCAATCGCTATATGCCGCTATCAGTCGTGGTTAATGAACAAATGCAGATATTACAGATGCGCGGAGACCTCGATCTTTACCTGAAGTTGACCCCTAGCACCACGGAGCTAAACCTGCTGTCTATGGCACGCGAAGGGCTGGTAACACCCCTTCGCACCGCCCTATATCAGGCTCAGACAGAGAACGTGCTGGTGCGGCAGGAAGACGTTCAGATGGAACAGGGTGAGAGATCGCGACTGAATCTAGAGGTGCTGCCATTTCGCCCAGCCCAGACGAACACACTTTATTTTTTGGTGCTTTTTAATCCCATCTCGCCTTCTGCCCCTGCCTCTAACACGTTCACCAGTCCCGCAACAGTAGAAAACTTGGAGCCGGCAGACTTAGCGCGTGAGCTTGTAACGCTGCGTCAGGCCCTATCTGCTGCCACCCAACGTGAACTCTCAGCCCAAGCGCATCTGCAAGCGGTGATACAGGAGCAAAACCAACTCAACCAAAACTTACGCATAGCGAATGAAGAGATCCTATCGAGCAATGAGGAACTGCAAAGCACGAATGAAGAACTGCAAACGGCAAAAGAAGAAGTTCAAGCCACCAATGAAGAACTCTCGACGACCAATGAAGAGCTGCGGAGTCGGAATCTGCAACAAAATCGAGACAATAGTGATCTCAACAACTTTATCGCCAGCATTAATATCCCGATTGTGATGCTGACGAATGACTTAAGGATTCGTCGCTATACACCAACCGCCCAGAGACTGTTCAATTTCATCCCCACCGATATCGGACGACCCTTCACTGACCTGCATGGCAATTTTGACGTTTCCCAGCTAGAACCAATGATTTTGGAGGTTTTGGAGACCCTCAATACGAAAGAACAGGAGATCCAAACAGAAACCGGATACTGGTATACCATCCGCATTCGCCCCTATCGCACCACTGAAAACCAAATTGACGGTGTGACAATGGTGCTACAGGATATTGATGCCCTCAAACGCTACAACGTCAGCCTAGAGCGCGCTCGCAACTATGCAGAAACCATCATTGAGACGGTGCAAATCCCTCTGGTTGTGCTGGACGCTGATTTACGGGTGAATGCCGCGAATCGGGCATTTTACGAGACATTTCAGGTTTCTGAAGCTGAAACCATCCATACGTTGCTGTTTGAATTAGGCAATGGGCAGTGGGATATTCCCGAACTGCGATCGATGTTGAACGGTATTCTGGCGGGTGAGCTTGCGGTGCAGGATTTTGAGGTCAATCATGATTTCGAGCAGATTGGGCAGAAAAATATGCTGCTCAATGCGTGCAAATTGCACCGAGAAGACAACACAGACATGATTTTGCTAGCGATCTTAGATGTTACCGAGCGCACGGCACGCCAGCAGGCTGAAGCGGCCAGTCGTGCCAAAGATGAATTTCTCTCAAATCTATCCCATGAACTGCGAAATCCTCTCACCTCGCTGCTGGGATGGGTGCAACTGCTCCGCAACCGCAACTGCGACGAGGTAACAGTTGATCGCGCCTTAGAAGCCGTTGAGCAGAACGGTAGGCTACTCAATTACCTAATTGAAGATATTCTGGATGCCTCTCGGATTACGAGTGGCAAGTTGCAATTGAATAGCCGCCCGATCGACTTGAGCTTATTGGTTCAAGCTGCTCTCGATAGCGTTAACTTATCGGCGGTGGCAAAAAATATTCAGTTAGTGTCATCGTTGAGTGAGATCACCGTGCTGGGGGATGCCGAACGATTGCAGCAAGTGCTGGGGAACATGCTCTCGAATGCGATCAAGTATACGCCTGCGGGTGGACGAGTAGACATTACGCTGTCACAGGTTGACAACCAGGCGCAAATTCAAGTCAGTGACACCGGAATTGGTATTTCAGCAGATTTATTGCCACATATTTTCGAGCGGTTCTATCAGGGTGATTCCAGTACAATCAAAACCAATCAAGGGCTAGGACTGGGCTTGGCGATCGTGCGGCATCTCATCGAGCTGCATGGTGGCACTGTGCAGGCAGAAAGTCCAGGCGAAGGACAAGGTGCCACACTGACCGTGCGGTTGCCTTTATACGTCCCGCCCCCAACCTCACCGCCGATTGTCGAACCGACGGTAGAAACATCTTTGGACGCTTCGCAAAATCTCCCCTCTCTAGAAGGCTTGAAAATCCTGGTGGTTGATGATCAGGTCGATGTGCTTTTACCCTTGCAGTTAATGCTAGAGGATTACGGGGCAGAGGTGTTGGCCGTAACGACTGTCAGAGCAGCCCTCTCTGCTCTCAGGGAAAGCCCTAACCGCTATGATGTGCTGATTTCTGATCTCGGCTTGCCTGAGGAAGATGGCTACTTCCTGATTCAACAGGTGCGATCGCTCAGTGCGGCAGATGGAGGACAAATTCCGGCGATCGCTCTGACGGGCCATGCCAGTAAAGCAGAAGAGCAACGGGCGATCGAGGCTGGGTTTCAAATGCACATAGCTAAACCCTGTGATCTGGTTCAACTAGGTGCAATAGTTGCCGATTTAGCTAAACGAACTTAA
- a CDS encoding IS630 family transposase (programmed frameshift) has translation MAKKYIVDLNEEEVSQLQAIIKKGKHKARTITRANILLMASEGETDQAIASIVRAHVATVQRIREKFVIGGLDFALKDEVHPPKPKKLDEKQEAFLIATACSNPPVGRVRWTMQLLADHLVNVGIIDSISDETVRQTLKKNEIKPWLKQQWCIPEVNAEYVFRMEDVLDLYNEPYDPKRPVVCFDERPYQLVEEVRLPLPPEPEQPERYDFEYKRNGTVNLFACFQPLAGWRHIEVTERRTKVDFAKQMKNLVDVCYQDADVIRLVVDNLNIHTPSALYEVFPPEEARRIIQKLEFHYTPKHASWLNQVEIELSVLSRQCLERRIPNAETLTSEIAAWEKQRNQQKASVYWGFQTKDARRKMQRLYPTLT, from the exons ATGGCGAAAAAGTACATTGTTGACTTGAATGAAGAGGAAGTTTCTCAGCTACAAGCAATAATTAAAAAAGGTAAACACAAAGCAAGAACCATAACCCGTGCAAACATTCTTCTAATGGCTTCTGAAGGAGAAACGGATCAAGCGATCGCTAGCATAGTTAGAGCGCATGTTGCAACAGTGCAACGAATACGAGAAAAATTTGTCATTGGGGGGTTAGATTTTGCTTTAAAGGATGAAGTTCATCCACCAAAACCTAAAAAGTTAGATGAAAAACAAGAAGCATTTTTAATTGCCACTGCTTGTTCCAATCCACCAGTTGGAAGAGTACGTTGGACAATGCAATTATTAGCGGATCATTTAGTGAACGTTGGTATCATAGATTCAATTTCGGACGAAACAGTGCGTCAAACTTTAAAAAAAA ATGAAATCAAACCGTGGTTAAAACAACAGTGGTGCATTCCTGAAGTTAACGCAGAATATGTTTTCCGAATGGAAGATGTGTTGGATTTATACAATGAGCCTTATGATCCTAAACGTCCTGTAGTCTGCTTTGATGAACGTCCCTACCAACTAGTAGAAGAAGTAAGACTTCCTTTGCCACCAGAGCCGGAGCAGCCTGAACGTTATGATTTCGAGTATAAACGTAACGGGACAGTAAATTTATTTGCGTGTTTTCAACCCTTGGCAGGTTGGCGGCATATCGAAGTTACAGAACGTCGAACTAAAGTCGATTTTGCTAAACAGATGAAAAATTTAGTAGATGTTTGCTACCAAGATGCTGATGTTATTCGTTTGGTAGTTGATAACCTGAATATTCATACTCCCAGCGCATTATATGAAGTTTTTCCACCAGAAGAAGCACGTCGAATTATTCAAAAATTAGAGTTTCACTATACTCCTAAGCACGCTTCTTGGTTGAATCAAGTAGAAATTGAATTATCTGTTTTATCCCGCCAATGTTTAGAACGGCGTATTCCTAATGCAGAAACATTAACTTCTGAGATTGCCGCTTGGGAGAAACAACGTAATCAGCAAAAAGCCAGTGTCTATTGGGGTTTCCAAACCAAAGATGCTCGCCGAAAAATGCAGCGTTTATATCCAACTCTAACCTAG
- a CDS encoding IS630 family transposase (programmed frameshift) codes for MKPYSLDFRQKILDTYKTGGISQRQLANKFCVSLGFIEKLLKQYRETASIAPKVRTKQTPPKLNEEQIKILEEIVEAKNDATLKEISLILKEKTGITISISTVDRMLQRIEISLKKKTLHASEKETERVQLLRVQFWLKLHEIPAENLVFIDEAGANLSLIRHSARSKKGKRAHSSRPQKRCKNVSIIGAIALKGVISQYSILGASDGLTFEAYISQKLVPKLWEGAYVIMDNCSIHKGRDIEELIESAGAKLIYLPPYSPDFSPIENCWSKIKNILRSIGAKSYPDLAKAIESAFNQVSLNDIYNWFTHSCYCTSPE; via the exons ATGAAACCATATTCCCTAGACTTTCGCCAAAAAATATTGGATACATATAAAACAGGTGGAATATCACAACGTCAATTAGCAAACAAATTTTGTGTAAGTTTAGGTTTTATTGAGAAATTACTAAAGCAATATAGAGAAACAGCAAGTATCGCTCCTAAAGTGAGGACAAAACAAACTCCTCCAAAGCTCAACGAAGAACAAATTAAGATTCTGGAAGAAATAGTTGAAGCTAAGAATGATGCCACCTTAAAAGAAATTAGCTTAATTCTCAAAGAAAAAACAGGAATAACAATTAGTATATCTACGGTAGACAGGATGTTACAGAGGATAGAAATCAGCCTAAA AAAAAAAACATTGCACGCCTCTGAAAAAGAGACTGAAAGAGTACAATTATTAAGAGTACAGTTCTGGCTTAAACTTCATGAGATACCGGCGGAAAACCTTGTCTTTATTGATGAAGCAGGAGCTAATCTATCTTTAATAAGACACTCCGCCCGTTCTAAAAAAGGTAAAAGAGCGCATAGTTCACGACCTCAAAAACGTTGTAAAAATGTATCCATAATTGGAGCGATTGCTCTCAAAGGCGTGATTAGTCAATATAGCATTTTAGGAGCATCTGATGGGCTAACATTTGAGGCTTACATTTCTCAAAAATTAGTTCCAAAACTGTGGGAAGGCGCTTATGTAATTATGGATAATTGTTCAATTCATAAAGGTAGAGATATTGAGGAATTAATCGAATCTGCTGGAGCTAAATTGATTTATTTACCACCATATTCTCCTGATTTCTCACCCATTGAAAACTGTTGGTCAAAAATTAAAAATATACTACGTTCTATTGGAGCTAAAAGTTATCCAGACTTAGCAAAAGCAATTGAAAGTGCTTTTAACCAAGTCTCGTTAAATGATATTTATAATTGGTTTACCCATTCTTGTTACTGTACTTCACCAGAGTGA
- a CDS encoding type II toxin-antitoxin system ParD family antitoxin — translation MKAEKLSISLPPSLVEFIENYKFNKGCKSRSQVIEEALELLRNRELEEAYREASAEVDSDWNVTVADGLADETW, via the coding sequence ATGAAAGCAGAAAAATTATCTATTTCTTTACCACCATCCTTAGTGGAGTTTATCGAAAACTATAAGTTTAATAAAGGATGTAAATCTCGTTCTCAAGTAATTGAAGAAGCGTTAGAGTTACTGCGAAATCGAGAACTAGAAGAGGCTTATCGAGAAGCCTCTGCGGAAGTTGACAGTGATTGGAATGTAACAGTAGCAGATGGACTAGCAGATGAAACGTGGTGA
- a CDS encoding type II toxin-antitoxin system PemK/MazF family toxin → MKRGDIYYADLSPTLGSEMGKRRPVLVVSNNISNRVATTVTILPLTSNVNRVYPFEVLLNPEVSGLTKPSKVQAQQVRTISKERIMGEVVGSLDEEMMVLIDAALMLHLGLT, encoded by the coding sequence ATGAAACGTGGTGATATTTACTACGCAGACCTTAGTCCTACCCTTGGTTCAGAAATGGGTAAACGCCGTCCAGTGCTGGTAGTGAGTAATAACATTAGTAATCGTGTTGCTACGACAGTAACGATTTTACCTCTTACTTCTAACGTTAATCGTGTTTATCCTTTTGAAGTGCTGCTAAATCCAGAGGTGAGTGGTTTAACAAAACCTTCTAAAGTCCAGGCGCAACAGGTAAGAACAATTTCTAAGGAACGAATTATGGGCGAAGTAGTGGGTAGTTTAGATGAAGAGATGATGGTACTAATTGATGCTGCCTTGATGTTGCATTTGGGATTGACTTGA
- a CDS encoding NAD-dependent succinate-semialdehyde dehydrogenase → MAIATINPATGETLKTFEPINDAEIAAKLDLADQAFAKYRHTSFAERAKALQAAADILEQEKADFAKLMTVEMGKPYKAAISEVEKCAAVCRYYAENAADFLADVSVKTDASHSFVRYQPLGIILAVMPWNFPFWQVFRFVAPALMAGNVGLLKHASNVPQCALAIEDIILRAGFPEGVFQTLLIGAAKVADVIADDRVKAATLTGSEPAGASLAAAAGKQIKKTVLELGGSDPFIVLESADLAAAAATATTARMLNNGQSCIAAKRFIIAEAIADQFEKLLLEKFTALKIGDPLHLDTDLGPLATPDILQDLDQQVQTAVKSGGKVLTGGYPLSDRPGNFYPATIIIDIPIDAPIAQEEFFGPVALLFRVPNLDAAIKLANATPFGLGASAWTNNDQERDRLISEIEAGAVFINGLVKSDPRLPFGGIKRSGYGRELSIQGIHEFVNVKTVWVK, encoded by the coding sequence ATGGCGATCGCCACCATCAATCCCGCAACTGGGGAGACGCTCAAAACCTTTGAGCCGATCAACGATGCAGAAATTGCCGCTAAATTAGATTTGGCAGACCAGGCTTTTGCAAAGTACCGTCATACAAGTTTTGCCGAGCGTGCCAAGGCTTTGCAAGCAGCAGCAGATATCTTAGAGCAAGAAAAAGCCGACTTTGCTAAGTTAATGACTGTGGAAATGGGCAAGCCTTATAAAGCAGCTATTTCCGAAGTCGAAAAATGTGCGGCTGTCTGCCGATACTATGCAGAAAATGCCGCCGATTTCTTAGCTGATGTCAGTGTAAAAACGGATGCTAGTCATAGCTTTGTCCGCTATCAGCCTTTGGGTATTATTCTGGCAGTCATGCCGTGGAATTTTCCCTTTTGGCAAGTATTCCGCTTTGTTGCACCTGCACTCATGGCGGGGAATGTGGGCTTACTCAAGCACGCATCGAATGTACCACAGTGCGCTTTAGCTATCGAAGATATTATCCTCCGGGCGGGTTTTCCTGAAGGTGTCTTTCAAACCCTGTTAATTGGGGCGGCAAAAGTAGCCGATGTCATCGCTGATGATAGGGTCAAAGCTGCTACCTTAACTGGAAGCGAACCTGCCGGTGCTTCTTTGGCGGCGGCGGCGGGAAAACAAATTAAAAAAACCGTGTTGGAATTGGGGGGAAGTGACCCCTTTATTGTGTTGGAAAGTGCTGATTTAGCAGCCGCAGCCGCGACAGCGACAACTGCAAGGATGTTAAATAATGGGCAATCTTGTATTGCAGCTAAACGCTTTATCATTGCAGAAGCGATCGCAGATCAATTTGAAAAACTGCTGTTGGAAAAATTCACAGCCCTAAAAATTGGCGACCCCTTGCATCTCGACACTGATTTAGGGCCATTAGCTACCCCCGACATCCTCCAAGATTTAGACCAACAAGTACAAACTGCCGTGAAAAGTGGTGGTAAAGTCTTGACTGGCGGCTATCCTTTAAGCGATCGTCCTGGCAACTTTTACCCCGCGACAATTATTATAGATATCCCCATTGACGCGCCTATCGCCCAAGAGGAATTTTTCGGCCCAGTAGCCTTGTTATTTCGAGTGCCAAATTTGGATGCTGCGATTAAACTAGCTAATGCTACACCCTTTGGGTTAGGTGCGAGTGCTTGGACAAACAATGACCAAGAACGCGATCGCTTAATTTCGGAAATTGAAGCCGGCGCAGTATTTATTAATGGTTTAGTTAAATCCGACCCCCGACTACCGTTTGGGGGCATAAAACGTTCTGGGTACGGCCGAGAATTAAGTATTCAAGGCATACATGAGTTTGTGAATGTAAAAACTGTTTGGGTGAAGTGA